In Ascaphus truei isolate aAscTru1 chromosome 12, aAscTru1.hap1, whole genome shotgun sequence, the following are encoded in one genomic region:
- the NRIP3 gene encoding nuclear receptor-interacting protein 3, with protein MFYSGILTESSRKEADLREAASLRQQRRMKQAVQFIHKDSADLLPLDGMKKLGTSKDTQPHNILQRRLLETNLTKLRTNRTTWTPAKTDSSAQSNKLKQAKSESPRKTEEEDVISVWCQCAGKETKAMIDTSCQYNLMSSTCLDRLGLKEHFRSYKHEDENISLPYNGKSIGQIEHLSVTLGSLTVDCPAAVIDDNERHFSLGLQTLRSLKCVINLEKNHLEVGRTGREAVPFIVNRSTTNEDRSSDA; from the exons ATGTTTTATTCTGGGATCCTGACGGAGAGCAGCAGGAAAGAGGCAGATCTGAGGGAAGCTGCCTCCCTTCGGCAGCAGAGAAGGATGAAGCAAGCAGTCCAGTTTATCCATAAGGATTCTGCGGATCTCTTGCCTCTCGATGGGATGAAGAAATTGGGGACATCCAAAGACACT CAACCGCATAATATCCTGCAAAGACGGCTGCTGGAGACCAACTTAACTAAATTAAGAACCAACCGCACTACTTGGACACCGGCGAAGACTGACTCCTCGGCCCAGAGCAACAAGTTAAAACAAGCGAAATCCGAAAGCCCGAGGAAAACAGAGGAGGAAGATGTGATCTCTGTGTGGTGTCAG TGTGCCGGTAAGGAGACGAAAGCCATGATTGACACATCTTGTCAGTACAACCTAATGTCTTCTACCTGTCTGGACAGACTGGG GTTGAAGGAACATTTCAGATCGTATAAGCACGAGGACGAAAATATTTCCCTACCTTATAATGGCAAGAGCATTGGACAAATAGAACATTTGAGCGTCACTCTGGGAAGTCTAACTGTGGACTGCCCCGCTGCAGTTATAG ATGACAATGAGAGACATTTCTCCCTTGGGCTGCAGACCTTGAGATCCCTGAAG TGTGTCATAAACTTGGAAAAGAATCACCTTGAAGTGGGGAGAACAGGCAGAGAGGCCGTTCCCTTCATTGTTAACAGAAGCACTACTAATGAGGACCG TTCATCCGATGCATAA